Part of the Aquimarina sp. TRL1 genome, TGCTTTATACAGTGCTTTTAAGCTACAGGATTTCGGTCTGTTTTTATTTCATATCATGCTATTTTTGGGATTTGGTTTTGTATTTTTTAAATCTGTTACGTCTAAACTGTGATTACACGCTTGTGGAAATATAACAAATCTTCACTTGTTCTTATTCTCACTTGCGCTATACTGTACTACAGTTTTGCCTATACAACGCTACGAACTGATTTTGTAAAAGTATTCAGTTTATGGGGTGCCCTTTTCTTCCTTTCTTATAAAATCTTTCAGTTACATAAAGGGGATTACAAATTACTAGCCTTTACTGCGCTCTTATTTAGGGTTATATTTTTATTTGCAACCCCGAATCTCTCTCAGGATTTTTATCGCTTTATTTGGGATGGGAGAATGTTGTTAGAAGGAATGAATCCTTATTTAAGTTTACCAGAAACCTGGATTAAAGCAGGGAATTTACCCGTAGCACAAGCTATAGAGTTATACCAGGGAATGGGACCATTAAATGGAAGTCATTTTACGAATTATCCTCCTATAAGCCAATTAGCATATGCTATTGCTGCTTTACTATCTCCTAATAGCATTTTAGGAGCTGCTATTGTATTCCGGCTTATATTAATAAGTGCTGATATCGGTATTTTCTTTATAGGTAGAAAGCTATTAAAAAAGCTTCATCTTCAGGAAAATCGCATTTTCTGGTATATCCTCAACCCATTTATTATTATCGAATTAACAGGCAACCTTCATTTTGAAGCATTGATGATATTTTTTATCGTCTGGTCATTGTATCTAATAGTACAAAATAAATGGTTTTGGGCAGGCATCGTTTTAGCATTATCTGTTTCTGTTAAACTAATTCCACTATTGTTTCTTCCTTTATTTTTTCAAAAGTATTTTTTTAGTGAAAAAAAACGCCTCTTCGGTTTTCTAAAACTCTGTGGGTTTTACAGTGTTGTGCTCATTAGCACCCTTCTTCTTTTTATTCCTTTTTTATCCAAAACATTTATTCAGAATTTTAGCACTACTATTGCTTTATGGTTCCAAAATTTTGAATTCAATGCGAGTATCTATTATATAATTCGATGGATTGGATACCAAACAATCGGATGGAATATTATTGCTACAGCAGGAAAAATCCTCCCTCTTGTCTTTCTTTGTCTTTTATTAATCCTTTCTTTTTTTAGAAAAAACAAGGAAACAATACCTCTTATCACTGCCATGTTGATCAGTATTAGTGTATACTATTTCCTGTCTACCACAGTACATCCATGGTATATCGCAGTGCCTCTTTTTCTTTGTATTTTTACTCCCTATCGATTTCCAATCGTCTGGTCTTTTTTGATCATTCTTAGTTATACTGCTTATACAGATCTTGGATTTAAAGAAAACCTATGGATGGTGGCTATAGAATACATTTTGGTTATCGGTGTATTCGTGTATGAATCTTTTATTAGTTCTTCTGTCTTTTTCAAACCTAAAGCCACTAATTAATCACCCTTAGTTTAGAACAAAAACGCGTTTATGTATTTTTATTGGTCAATAAAAACATATAAAAACCTGAATTCAAAATATTTACAAGTAATTATAGCCGTTAAACAAATCCAAAAACCAGCACTTTTGTGGTTTGTATTTTATAACTTAATTTTAAGAAATCCCTCTGAAACATAGCAGTATACAACAAAACTTACAATCAGACAAAATCACAAAAAACATAATTAATCGTTAATTTTTAACATTTTACTAGATTAGAGAAAAAAACATTATAGATTTGCCCCCCAGAACTCAAAACCTTAACTAAATGCATTGCCCCTGCAACAAGAAAAAAAACACTGACTTTCAAGAAATAAGACTTCATATTTCGTATTCGATTTTTACTATAAAGAGCTTTTTAACCCCCTAGTATTTTTTTAGTCAATAACTCGATAGTTGATTACTAATTAGGATGTGAAAAATTGTCTTTTTTTGTCCCCTTAACCTACACAAACAAACACAATAATATCTAATTCAAACAACTAGGAAATAGCGACTAAAAAATATCTTCTATTCATAATGTTATGAATGAAGAAAAACAAAAAGAGGTTTTTCTACTAATAGAAGAACCTCTTTTTTAATTAAATTATACTGTGTACTAAAACTTACATATTCTTAAGATTAATCACTTCTTGTACCGTCAATTTTCTCCAATGACCTCTTGGAAGATCTTTCTTGGTTAGTCCAGAAAAAACAACTCTGTCTAATCGAATTACATCGTAATTAAAATGCTCAAACAGCTTGCGAATAATTCCATTTTTAGAAGATTTAATTTCTATCCCTATTTCTTTTTTCGAAGCACCATCTACATAAGAAATTTCATCCGCTTTAATGAACCCTTCTTTTAATTTAACCCCTTCTTTAATATCCTGAAGATCATCAAATTTCAGGTTGCGATCCAATTCTACATGAAATATCTTCCTCACATTACTCTTATGATGTGTTAATTTCTTTTCCAGATCCACATCATTTGTAAATAACAATAACCCTGTCGTATTTCTTTCTAGTCTTCCTACTGGTTTTAATCTGGCTTTACTAGCATTAGCTACCAATTCCATTACCGTTTTATTTCTCTCCAGACTAGTGGTTGTAGAAAACCCTTTAGGCTTATTCAATAAGATATATTCTTTTTTCTCAGGGGTAATTAACCTTCCATCAAACTTCACCTCATCTGTTAATTTTACTTTATATCCCATTTCTGTAACAGGAGCACCATTAACCCAAACACTTCCCGTCTGAATATACAAATCAGCTTCTCTTCTTGAACACACTCCGGAATTAGCTACAAATTTATTGAGTCGAATTTCTTCTTTCTCCGAAGCCTTGTCTTGTTTTGTATTTGTTTTCTTATCAGGAGCTGTATTTCTCCCTCCAAATTTCCCTTTTGGTGTTCTTCCTTGTCTTCCGTTATTCTTTCTACTCCCTGAATTACCTCCGCGATTCATATCTTAAATTTTGTGCAAAGATACTCTATTCCTTTTTAGAATTAATAATTATTCTCCTTCAAAGGATACAGTACATTGACGATCCCTGTTTATATGTAATTTTGTAATATCCGGTCTCGAATAATGTCCTACAGGGTCAAAGTTCTGGCGCTCTTCATACACCCTGCCAAAATCAATTGTTTCCACCAATAATCCTTCCGAGTTAATTACCGGAGGTACTACCCACTCTCCGTCAGGTCCTGCAATACACGAACCTCCATTACTAAGAAGCTCCGGGGCTTTTTCTCGAATGTAATCAGCATGAGGAATCGTCTGAGGAATAGCTTCTTTTTTCATAAAACTGGATACCGAAACCACAAATGATCTTGATTCCCGGGCAATAAACCTGGTAATATCCTTAGTGTTATAATCACTTCCCGGCCATACTGCTATATGTAGGTTCTCCCCCTGACCATAAAGAGCCGCTCTGGGTAATGGCATCCAATTCTCCCAACAGTTTAACCCTCCTACTCTAAAAGATTTTAAGGCATGGACCCGCAAACCATTCCCATCACCTGGTGCCCAGGTTAATCGTTCTTCATAAGTAGGTTGCAATTTGCGATGTACGGATTGGATAACCCCAGTACGATCTATATATACTAAAGAAGCATATAAGCTATGCCCTCCTCTATCTGTAGGACGTTCTATAATCCCTAAATATATCGCTATTTGATATTTTCTGGACAATTCACAAATGCTATTCAGATCCCCTTCTTCTATTACAATTGCGTTTCTGGCATAATGTGCATGAACTTCTTTTTGTACAGGGTGATCAAATTGTGCTCCATCAGTAATCGAAACCCAATAAGGATAACCAGGCAAAAATGTCTCTCCGAAGACTAACAATTCTACCTTTTTAAGTTTCGCATCTTTAATTGTTTTTTCTATTTTCTGTATCGTTGCTTTTTTATTCAACCATACCGGAGAGATTTGTGCCATCCCTATTGTCAATAAATCTTTTTCCATACCCTAAATAATTCCTCTGAAGATACGACTTATTCTATGTTTTCATCTATTAAAACCTAAACATTAAACATTTGCTTTCTATAGATTTTATGACCGTCTTATAATAGGACTCGTATCTCATCTATAAAAAACACCTTAAAAAACCATGTCGTTTTTACTGGTTTTCAAATATTTATACAAAGAATTGACGTGCGGTTAAACCTCAAGATAACATTAAGTTAACATTGAAAACCGACAAAAAAATATAGAATTCGCATTTTTATATCCCAAAAAAGAAGATCTCTAAAAAAGACAGCGAAATGATTACCAACTAGGAGGTATTCTCATCTCAAAACTACTTTTTTCTCAAAACTTAATTTACTGTAAAAAAACAAGGAATTAACGTAAACATAACATTAAAAAAATGTTCTCTTAACTTTGAAACTGATTTTTTCATTTCTAACTGACATAAATTTGCCTCGTAAGATAAAAACAAAAGAGAATACTCTTAAAAACTAAAACCTAAAAAATGAAAAATTTAAAAGTAGTATTAATAGCAATTTTTGTAGTGTCTTTCCAAGCATTTTCTGCTGACAAGTCGACAAAATCTCCGGAACAACAATTAAGAAATGAAATTATCAATTTATTAGATAATCCGGACATCAAAATTAGCAACAACGAAGTAAAAGCAAATATAGAGTTTACACTAAACTCTAAAAATGAAATCGTAATCCTGACAGTAAATTCTGAAACTGAATCTTTAGAAAACTTTGTAAAGTATAAACTAAATTACAAGAAAGTGAATTCTAAAATGCCAGAAACTAATTCCAAAATTTTCAGAATGTCATTAAAGGTATTAAATCCTAACGTATAGTATCTATACGGACGCCCCAAAACTAGAAAAAGCAGTTACCTAGCAGTAACTGCTTTTTTTTATTTCTATTTTTTCTTCACTTCGGGTTTCTAACTACTGGTAATCCTAATTTTATATCGCTTCTTCCTGACAGTGTCCCATTTTTTTCTTTATATATAAAAAAGAACTGTTATTAAAATAACCTCAACAGAAAAGATTGTAGCCCTTGCATCCTCTCAAATACTGTC contains:
- a CDS encoding glycosyltransferase 87 family protein; translated protein: MITRLWKYNKSSLVLILTCAILYYSFAYTTLRTDFVKVFSLWGALFFLSYKIFQLHKGDYKLLAFTALLFRVIFLFATPNLSQDFYRFIWDGRMLLEGMNPYLSLPETWIKAGNLPVAQAIELYQGMGPLNGSHFTNYPPISQLAYAIAALLSPNSILGAAIVFRLILISADIGIFFIGRKLLKKLHLQENRIFWYILNPFIIIELTGNLHFEALMIFFIVWSLYLIVQNKWFWAGIVLALSVSVKLIPLLFLPLFFQKYFFSEKKRLFGFLKLCGFYSVVLISTLLLFIPFLSKTFIQNFSTTIALWFQNFEFNASIYYIIRWIGYQTIGWNIIATAGKILPLVFLCLLLILSFFRKNKETIPLITAMLISISVYYFLSTTVHPWYIAVPLFLCIFTPYRFPIVWSFLIILSYTAYTDLGFKENLWMVAIEYILVIGVFVYESFISSSVFFKPKATN
- a CDS encoding pseudouridine synthase, which produces MNRGGNSGSRKNNGRQGRTPKGKFGGRNTAPDKKTNTKQDKASEKEEIRLNKFVANSGVCSRREADLYIQTGSVWVNGAPVTEMGYKVKLTDEVKFDGRLITPEKKEYILLNKPKGFSTTTSLERNKTVMELVANASKARLKPVGRLERNTTGLLLFTNDVDLEKKLTHHKSNVRKIFHVELDRNLKFDDLQDIKEGVKLKEGFIKADEISYVDGASKKEIGIEIKSSKNGIIRKLFEHFNYDVIRLDRVVFSGLTKKDLPRGHWRKLTVQEVINLKNM
- a CDS encoding carbon-nitrogen hydrolase family protein; protein product: MEKDLLTIGMAQISPVWLNKKATIQKIEKTIKDAKLKKVELLVFGETFLPGYPYWVSITDGAQFDHPVQKEVHAHYARNAIVIEEGDLNSICELSRKYQIAIYLGIIERPTDRGGHSLYASLVYIDRTGVIQSVHRKLQPTYEERLTWAPGDGNGLRVHALKSFRVGGLNCWENWMPLPRAALYGQGENLHIAVWPGSDYNTKDITRFIARESRSFVVSVSSFMKKEAIPQTIPHADYIREKAPELLSNGGSCIAGPDGEWVVPPVINSEGLLVETIDFGRVYEERQNFDPVGHYSRPDITKLHINRDRQCTVSFEGE